Proteins encoded in a region of the Oncorhynchus clarkii lewisi isolate Uvic-CL-2024 chromosome 18, UVic_Ocla_1.0, whole genome shotgun sequence genome:
- the LOC139373518 gene encoding alpha-2,8-sialyltransferase 8E-like isoform X5: MLVVKSMNFSILQKGHNCIGQTYNYYQHQRDGFLDSVQKGLQCRRLRKRLVTMSTIKKVDIALFSQDVRELMDCPWRLNLTHRELYRTELWSCCNASDRLMVTRQNTNLNQSLSYEIHRWKKRKVDQALWEMLPQTVPWSKGSLSRCAVVGSGGILQNSSCGAEIDNADYVIRFNLAPINKSCDVGVKTDLVTANPSQIIKGYTDLQQNPGHLAEVLSFYGHAHLLLPAFSSASGTAPCFKVYHALHKARPQQEVVFFHPDYLFELGRFWRHRGQRARRLSTGLMLASTALEICEQVHLYGFWPFPLDLSHNSLPHHYYDNVGPNRKMHAMPEEFLLLLQLHSQGALQLHVGPCTLTPTP; this comes from the exons ATGTTGGTGGTTAAAAGTATGAATTTCAGCATCCTGCAGAAGGGCCATAACTGTATAGGACAAACATACA ACTACTACCAACACCAAAG AGATGGGTTCCTGGACTCTGTTCAGAAGGGGTTGCAGTGTAGGAGACTGAGAAAGAGACTGGTGACCATGAGTACTATAAAAAA aGTGGACATTGCCCTGTTCTCTCAGGATGTGAGAGAGCTGATGGACTGTCCTTGGAGACTCAACCTCACACACAGAGAACtatacag gacAGAGTTGTGGTCGTGCTGTAATGCATCTGATAGGCTGATGGTGACCAGACAGAACACCAATCTGAACCAGAGTCTGTCCTACGAGATACACAGGTGGAAGAAGAGAAAGGTGGATCAAGCACTATGGGAGATGCTGCCTCAG accgTACCCTGGAGTAAAGGTTCGTTGAGTCGTTGTGCCGTGGTGGGAAGTGGAGGAATCCTGCAGAACAGCAGCTGTGGAGCGGAAATAGACAATGCTGACTATGTCATCAG gTTTAACCTGGCTCCTATCAACAAGAGTTGTGACGTGGGAGTGAAAACAGACCTCGTAACAGCCAACCCTAGCCAGATCATTAAAGG gTACACTGACCTCCAGCAGAACCCTGGACACCTGGCAGAAGTCCTGTCATTCTATGGTCACGCCCATCTGCTTCTCCCCGCCTTCTCGTCTGCCTCTGGGACAGCCCCCTGCTTCAAG GTGTACCATGCCCTCCATAAGGCCCGCCCCCAACAAGAAGTGGTGTTCTTCCACCCAGACTACCTGTTTGAGCTGGGCAGGTTCTGGCGTCACCGTGGGCAGCGAGCCCGGCGGCTCTCTACTGGTCTGATGCTGGCCAGCACTGCTTTGGAGATCtgtgaacag GTTCATCTGTACGGCTTCTGGCCCTTCCCTCTGGATCTATCCCACAATTCTTTGCCCCATCATTACTATGACAACGTGGGTCCGAACCGCAAAATGCACGCAATGCCTGAAGAGTTCCTGCTGTTACTTCAACTCCACAGCCAGGGGGCGCTACAGCTACATGTTGGACCCTGTACActgacccctacaccctaa
- the LOC139373518 gene encoding alpha-2,8-sialyltransferase 8E-like isoform X6 produces MLVVKSMNFSILQKGHNCIGQTYSRYRDGFLDSVQKGLQCRRLRKRLVTMSTIKKVDIALFSQDVRELMDCPWRLNLTHRELYRTELWSCCNASDRLMVTRQNTNLNQSLSYEIHRWKKRKVDQALWEMLPQTVPWSKGSLSRCAVVGSGGILQNSSCGAEIDNADYVIRFNLAPINKSCDVGVKTDLVTANPSQIIKGYTDLQQNPGHLAEVLSFYGHAHLLLPAFSSASGTAPCFKVYHALHKARPQQEVVFFHPDYLFELGRFWRHRGQRARRLSTGLMLASTALEICEQVHLYGFWPFPLDLSHNSLPHHYYDNVGPNRKMHAMPEEFLLLLQLHSQGALQLHVGPCTLTPTP; encoded by the exons ATGTTGGTGGTTAAAAGTATGAATTTCAGCATCCTGCAGAAGGGCCATAACTGTATAGGACAAACATACAGTAGGTACAG AGATGGGTTCCTGGACTCTGTTCAGAAGGGGTTGCAGTGTAGGAGACTGAGAAAGAGACTGGTGACCATGAGTACTATAAAAAA aGTGGACATTGCCCTGTTCTCTCAGGATGTGAGAGAGCTGATGGACTGTCCTTGGAGACTCAACCTCACACACAGAGAACtatacag gacAGAGTTGTGGTCGTGCTGTAATGCATCTGATAGGCTGATGGTGACCAGACAGAACACCAATCTGAACCAGAGTCTGTCCTACGAGATACACAGGTGGAAGAAGAGAAAGGTGGATCAAGCACTATGGGAGATGCTGCCTCAG accgTACCCTGGAGTAAAGGTTCGTTGAGTCGTTGTGCCGTGGTGGGAAGTGGAGGAATCCTGCAGAACAGCAGCTGTGGAGCGGAAATAGACAATGCTGACTATGTCATCAG gTTTAACCTGGCTCCTATCAACAAGAGTTGTGACGTGGGAGTGAAAACAGACCTCGTAACAGCCAACCCTAGCCAGATCATTAAAGG gTACACTGACCTCCAGCAGAACCCTGGACACCTGGCAGAAGTCCTGTCATTCTATGGTCACGCCCATCTGCTTCTCCCCGCCTTCTCGTCTGCCTCTGGGACAGCCCCCTGCTTCAAG GTGTACCATGCCCTCCATAAGGCCCGCCCCCAACAAGAAGTGGTGTTCTTCCACCCAGACTACCTGTTTGAGCTGGGCAGGTTCTGGCGTCACCGTGGGCAGCGAGCCCGGCGGCTCTCTACTGGTCTGATGCTGGCCAGCACTGCTTTGGAGATCtgtgaacag GTTCATCTGTACGGCTTCTGGCCCTTCCCTCTGGATCTATCCCACAATTCTTTGCCCCATCATTACTATGACAACGTGGGTCCGAACCGCAAAATGCACGCAATGCCTGAAGAGTTCCTGCTGTTACTTCAACTCCACAGCCAGGGGGCGCTACAGCTACATGTTGGACCCTGTACActgacccctacaccctaa
- the LOC139373518 gene encoding alpha-2,8-sialyltransferase 8E-like isoform X1 yields the protein MLVVKSMNFSILQKGHNCIGQTYNYYQHQRDGFLDSVQKGLQCRRLRKRLVTMSTIKKVDIALFSQDVRELMDCPWRLNLTHRELYRTELWSCCNASDRLMVTRQNTNLNQSLSYEIHRWKKRKVDQALWEMLPQTVPWSKGSLSRCAVVGSGGILQNSSCGAEIDNADYVIRFNLAPINKSCDVGVKTDLVTANPSQIIKGYTDLQQNPGHLAEVLSFYGHAHLLLPAFSSASGTAPCFKVYHALHKARPQQEVVFFHPDYLFELGRFWRHRGQRARRLSTGLMLASTALEICEQVCVCFVCCACSSSCVISICFFQVHLYGFWPFPLDLSHNSLPHHYYDNVGPNRKMHAMPEEFLLLLQLHSQGALQLHVGPCTLTPTP from the exons ATGTTGGTGGTTAAAAGTATGAATTTCAGCATCCTGCAGAAGGGCCATAACTGTATAGGACAAACATACA ACTACTACCAACACCAAAG AGATGGGTTCCTGGACTCTGTTCAGAAGGGGTTGCAGTGTAGGAGACTGAGAAAGAGACTGGTGACCATGAGTACTATAAAAAA aGTGGACATTGCCCTGTTCTCTCAGGATGTGAGAGAGCTGATGGACTGTCCTTGGAGACTCAACCTCACACACAGAGAACtatacag gacAGAGTTGTGGTCGTGCTGTAATGCATCTGATAGGCTGATGGTGACCAGACAGAACACCAATCTGAACCAGAGTCTGTCCTACGAGATACACAGGTGGAAGAAGAGAAAGGTGGATCAAGCACTATGGGAGATGCTGCCTCAG accgTACCCTGGAGTAAAGGTTCGTTGAGTCGTTGTGCCGTGGTGGGAAGTGGAGGAATCCTGCAGAACAGCAGCTGTGGAGCGGAAATAGACAATGCTGACTATGTCATCAG gTTTAACCTGGCTCCTATCAACAAGAGTTGTGACGTGGGAGTGAAAACAGACCTCGTAACAGCCAACCCTAGCCAGATCATTAAAGG gTACACTGACCTCCAGCAGAACCCTGGACACCTGGCAGAAGTCCTGTCATTCTATGGTCACGCCCATCTGCTTCTCCCCGCCTTCTCGTCTGCCTCTGGGACAGCCCCCTGCTTCAAG GTGTACCATGCCCTCCATAAGGCCCGCCCCCAACAAGAAGTGGTGTTCTTCCACCCAGACTACCTGTTTGAGCTGGGCAGGTTCTGGCGTCACCGTGGGCAGCGAGCCCGGCGGCTCTCTACTGGTCTGATGCTGGCCAGCACTGCTTTGGAGATCtgtgaacaggtgtgtgtgtgttttgtttgttgtgcgTGTTCGTCTTCGTGTGTGATTTCTATCTGTTTCTTTCAGGTTCATCTGTACGGCTTCTGGCCCTTCCCTCTGGATCTATCCCACAATTCTTTGCCCCATCATTACTATGACAACGTGGGTCCGAACCGCAAAATGCACGCAATGCCTGAAGAGTTCCTGCTGTTACTTCAACTCCACAGCCAGGGGGCGCTACAGCTACATGTTGGACCCTGTACActgacccctacaccctaa
- the LOC139373518 gene encoding alpha-2,8-sialyltransferase 8E-like isoform X7, whose translation MCRDGFLDSVQKGLQCRRLRKRLVTMSTIKKVDIALFSQDVRELMDCPWRLNLTHRELYRTELWSCCNASDRLMVTRQNTNLNQSLSYEIHRWKKRKVDQALWEMLPQTVPWSKGSLSRCAVVGSGGILQNSSCGAEIDNADYVIRFNLAPINKSCDVGVKTDLVTANPSQIIKGYTDLQQNPGHLAEVLSFYGHAHLLLPAFSSASGTAPCFKVYHALHKARPQQEVVFFHPDYLFELGRFWRHRGQRARRLSTGLMLASTALEICEQVCVCFVCCACSSSCVISICFFQVHLYGFWPFPLDLSHNSLPHHYYDNVGPNRKMHAMPEEFLLLLQLHSQGALQLHVGPCTLTPTP comes from the exons ATGTGCAG AGATGGGTTCCTGGACTCTGTTCAGAAGGGGTTGCAGTGTAGGAGACTGAGAAAGAGACTGGTGACCATGAGTACTATAAAAAA aGTGGACATTGCCCTGTTCTCTCAGGATGTGAGAGAGCTGATGGACTGTCCTTGGAGACTCAACCTCACACACAGAGAACtatacag gacAGAGTTGTGGTCGTGCTGTAATGCATCTGATAGGCTGATGGTGACCAGACAGAACACCAATCTGAACCAGAGTCTGTCCTACGAGATACACAGGTGGAAGAAGAGAAAGGTGGATCAAGCACTATGGGAGATGCTGCCTCAG accgTACCCTGGAGTAAAGGTTCGTTGAGTCGTTGTGCCGTGGTGGGAAGTGGAGGAATCCTGCAGAACAGCAGCTGTGGAGCGGAAATAGACAATGCTGACTATGTCATCAG gTTTAACCTGGCTCCTATCAACAAGAGTTGTGACGTGGGAGTGAAAACAGACCTCGTAACAGCCAACCCTAGCCAGATCATTAAAGG gTACACTGACCTCCAGCAGAACCCTGGACACCTGGCAGAAGTCCTGTCATTCTATGGTCACGCCCATCTGCTTCTCCCCGCCTTCTCGTCTGCCTCTGGGACAGCCCCCTGCTTCAAG GTGTACCATGCCCTCCATAAGGCCCGCCCCCAACAAGAAGTGGTGTTCTTCCACCCAGACTACCTGTTTGAGCTGGGCAGGTTCTGGCGTCACCGTGGGCAGCGAGCCCGGCGGCTCTCTACTGGTCTGATGCTGGCCAGCACTGCTTTGGAGATCtgtgaacaggtgtgtgtgtgttttgtttgttgtgcgTGTTCGTCTTCGTGTGTGATTTCTATCTGTTTCTTTCAGGTTCATCTGTACGGCTTCTGGCCCTTCCCTCTGGATCTATCCCACAATTCTTTGCCCCATCATTACTATGACAACGTGGGTCCGAACCGCAAAATGCACGCAATGCCTGAAGAGTTCCTGCTGTTACTTCAACTCCACAGCCAGGGGGCGCTACAGCTACATGTTGGACCCTGTACActgacccctacaccctaa
- the LOC139373518 gene encoding alpha-2,8-sialyltransferase 8E-like isoform X3 has translation MLVVKSMNFSILQKGHNCIGQTYSRYRDGFLDSVQKGLQCRRLRKRLVTMSTIKKVDIALFSQDVRELMDCPWRLNLTHRELYRTELWSCCNASDRLMVTRQNTNLNQSLSYEIHRWKKRKVDQALWEMLPQTVPWSKGSLSRCAVVGSGGILQNSSCGAEIDNADYVIRFNLAPINKSCDVGVKTDLVTANPSQIIKGYTDLQQNPGHLAEVLSFYGHAHLLLPAFSSASGTAPCFKVYHALHKARPQQEVVFFHPDYLFELGRFWRHRGQRARRLSTGLMLASTALEICEQVCVCFVCCACSSSCVISICFFQVHLYGFWPFPLDLSHNSLPHHYYDNVGPNRKMHAMPEEFLLLLQLHSQGALQLHVGPCTLTPTP, from the exons ATGTTGGTGGTTAAAAGTATGAATTTCAGCATCCTGCAGAAGGGCCATAACTGTATAGGACAAACATACAGTAGGTACAG AGATGGGTTCCTGGACTCTGTTCAGAAGGGGTTGCAGTGTAGGAGACTGAGAAAGAGACTGGTGACCATGAGTACTATAAAAAA aGTGGACATTGCCCTGTTCTCTCAGGATGTGAGAGAGCTGATGGACTGTCCTTGGAGACTCAACCTCACACACAGAGAACtatacag gacAGAGTTGTGGTCGTGCTGTAATGCATCTGATAGGCTGATGGTGACCAGACAGAACACCAATCTGAACCAGAGTCTGTCCTACGAGATACACAGGTGGAAGAAGAGAAAGGTGGATCAAGCACTATGGGAGATGCTGCCTCAG accgTACCCTGGAGTAAAGGTTCGTTGAGTCGTTGTGCCGTGGTGGGAAGTGGAGGAATCCTGCAGAACAGCAGCTGTGGAGCGGAAATAGACAATGCTGACTATGTCATCAG gTTTAACCTGGCTCCTATCAACAAGAGTTGTGACGTGGGAGTGAAAACAGACCTCGTAACAGCCAACCCTAGCCAGATCATTAAAGG gTACACTGACCTCCAGCAGAACCCTGGACACCTGGCAGAAGTCCTGTCATTCTATGGTCACGCCCATCTGCTTCTCCCCGCCTTCTCGTCTGCCTCTGGGACAGCCCCCTGCTTCAAG GTGTACCATGCCCTCCATAAGGCCCGCCCCCAACAAGAAGTGGTGTTCTTCCACCCAGACTACCTGTTTGAGCTGGGCAGGTTCTGGCGTCACCGTGGGCAGCGAGCCCGGCGGCTCTCTACTGGTCTGATGCTGGCCAGCACTGCTTTGGAGATCtgtgaacaggtgtgtgtgtgttttgtttgttgtgcgTGTTCGTCTTCGTGTGTGATTTCTATCTGTTTCTTTCAGGTTCATCTGTACGGCTTCTGGCCCTTCCCTCTGGATCTATCCCACAATTCTTTGCCCCATCATTACTATGACAACGTGGGTCCGAACCGCAAAATGCACGCAATGCCTGAAGAGTTCCTGCTGTTACTTCAACTCCACAGCCAGGGGGCGCTACAGCTACATGTTGGACCCTGTACActgacccctacaccctaa
- the LOC139373518 gene encoding alpha-2,8-sialyltransferase 8E-like isoform X8 — translation MFVLYNCSPGFVSRCDQRDGFLDSVQKGLQCRRLRKRLVTMSTIKKVDIALFSQDVRELMDCPWRLNLTHRELYRTELWSCCNASDRLMVTRQNTNLNQSLSYEIHRWKKRKVDQALWEMLPQTVPWSKGSLSRCAVVGSGGILQNSSCGAEIDNADYVIRFNLAPINKSCDVGVKTDLVTANPSQIIKGYTDLQQNPGHLAEVLSFYGHAHLLLPAFSSASGTAPCFKVYHALHKARPQQEVVFFHPDYLFELGRFWRHRGQRARRLSTGLMLASTALEICEQVHLYGFWPFPLDLSHNSLPHHYYDNVGPNRKMHAMPEEFLLLLQLHSQGALQLHVGPCTLTPTP, via the exons atgtttgtcctgtACAACTGCAGTCCTGGGTTTGTATCCAGATGCGATCAGAG AGATGGGTTCCTGGACTCTGTTCAGAAGGGGTTGCAGTGTAGGAGACTGAGAAAGAGACTGGTGACCATGAGTACTATAAAAAA aGTGGACATTGCCCTGTTCTCTCAGGATGTGAGAGAGCTGATGGACTGTCCTTGGAGACTCAACCTCACACACAGAGAACtatacag gacAGAGTTGTGGTCGTGCTGTAATGCATCTGATAGGCTGATGGTGACCAGACAGAACACCAATCTGAACCAGAGTCTGTCCTACGAGATACACAGGTGGAAGAAGAGAAAGGTGGATCAAGCACTATGGGAGATGCTGCCTCAG accgTACCCTGGAGTAAAGGTTCGTTGAGTCGTTGTGCCGTGGTGGGAAGTGGAGGAATCCTGCAGAACAGCAGCTGTGGAGCGGAAATAGACAATGCTGACTATGTCATCAG gTTTAACCTGGCTCCTATCAACAAGAGTTGTGACGTGGGAGTGAAAACAGACCTCGTAACAGCCAACCCTAGCCAGATCATTAAAGG gTACACTGACCTCCAGCAGAACCCTGGACACCTGGCAGAAGTCCTGTCATTCTATGGTCACGCCCATCTGCTTCTCCCCGCCTTCTCGTCTGCCTCTGGGACAGCCCCCTGCTTCAAG GTGTACCATGCCCTCCATAAGGCCCGCCCCCAACAAGAAGTGGTGTTCTTCCACCCAGACTACCTGTTTGAGCTGGGCAGGTTCTGGCGTCACCGTGGGCAGCGAGCCCGGCGGCTCTCTACTGGTCTGATGCTGGCCAGCACTGCTTTGGAGATCtgtgaacag GTTCATCTGTACGGCTTCTGGCCCTTCCCTCTGGATCTATCCCACAATTCTTTGCCCCATCATTACTATGACAACGTGGGTCCGAACCGCAAAATGCACGCAATGCCTGAAGAGTTCCTGCTGTTACTTCAACTCCACAGCCAGGGGGCGCTACAGCTACATGTTGGACCCTGTACActgacccctacaccctaa
- the LOC139373518 gene encoding alpha-2,8-sialyltransferase 8E-like isoform X4, with amino-acid sequence MFVLYNCSPGFVSRCDQRDGFLDSVQKGLQCRRLRKRLVTMSTIKKVDIALFSQDVRELMDCPWRLNLTHRELYRTELWSCCNASDRLMVTRQNTNLNQSLSYEIHRWKKRKVDQALWEMLPQTVPWSKGSLSRCAVVGSGGILQNSSCGAEIDNADYVIRFNLAPINKSCDVGVKTDLVTANPSQIIKGYTDLQQNPGHLAEVLSFYGHAHLLLPAFSSASGTAPCFKVYHALHKARPQQEVVFFHPDYLFELGRFWRHRGQRARRLSTGLMLASTALEICEQVCVCFVCCACSSSCVISICFFQVHLYGFWPFPLDLSHNSLPHHYYDNVGPNRKMHAMPEEFLLLLQLHSQGALQLHVGPCTLTPTP; translated from the exons atgtttgtcctgtACAACTGCAGTCCTGGGTTTGTATCCAGATGCGATCAGAG AGATGGGTTCCTGGACTCTGTTCAGAAGGGGTTGCAGTGTAGGAGACTGAGAAAGAGACTGGTGACCATGAGTACTATAAAAAA aGTGGACATTGCCCTGTTCTCTCAGGATGTGAGAGAGCTGATGGACTGTCCTTGGAGACTCAACCTCACACACAGAGAACtatacag gacAGAGTTGTGGTCGTGCTGTAATGCATCTGATAGGCTGATGGTGACCAGACAGAACACCAATCTGAACCAGAGTCTGTCCTACGAGATACACAGGTGGAAGAAGAGAAAGGTGGATCAAGCACTATGGGAGATGCTGCCTCAG accgTACCCTGGAGTAAAGGTTCGTTGAGTCGTTGTGCCGTGGTGGGAAGTGGAGGAATCCTGCAGAACAGCAGCTGTGGAGCGGAAATAGACAATGCTGACTATGTCATCAG gTTTAACCTGGCTCCTATCAACAAGAGTTGTGACGTGGGAGTGAAAACAGACCTCGTAACAGCCAACCCTAGCCAGATCATTAAAGG gTACACTGACCTCCAGCAGAACCCTGGACACCTGGCAGAAGTCCTGTCATTCTATGGTCACGCCCATCTGCTTCTCCCCGCCTTCTCGTCTGCCTCTGGGACAGCCCCCTGCTTCAAG GTGTACCATGCCCTCCATAAGGCCCGCCCCCAACAAGAAGTGGTGTTCTTCCACCCAGACTACCTGTTTGAGCTGGGCAGGTTCTGGCGTCACCGTGGGCAGCGAGCCCGGCGGCTCTCTACTGGTCTGATGCTGGCCAGCACTGCTTTGGAGATCtgtgaacaggtgtgtgtgtgttttgtttgttgtgcgTGTTCGTCTTCGTGTGTGATTTCTATCTGTTTCTTTCAGGTTCATCTGTACGGCTTCTGGCCCTTCCCTCTGGATCTATCCCACAATTCTTTGCCCCATCATTACTATGACAACGTGGGTCCGAACCGCAAAATGCACGCAATGCCTGAAGAGTTCCTGCTGTTACTTCAACTCCACAGCCAGGGGGCGCTACAGCTACATGTTGGACCCTGTACActgacccctacaccctaa
- the LOC139373518 gene encoding alpha-2,8-sialyltransferase 8E-like isoform X2, whose amino-acid sequence MFTVALFLIGFTNNCSPLFVCMLACCRDGFLDSVQKGLQCRRLRKRLVTMSTIKKVDIALFSQDVRELMDCPWRLNLTHRELYRTELWSCCNASDRLMVTRQNTNLNQSLSYEIHRWKKRKVDQALWEMLPQTVPWSKGSLSRCAVVGSGGILQNSSCGAEIDNADYVIRFNLAPINKSCDVGVKTDLVTANPSQIIKGYTDLQQNPGHLAEVLSFYGHAHLLLPAFSSASGTAPCFKVYHALHKARPQQEVVFFHPDYLFELGRFWRHRGQRARRLSTGLMLASTALEICEQVCVCFVCCACSSSCVISICFFQVHLYGFWPFPLDLSHNSLPHHYYDNVGPNRKMHAMPEEFLLLLQLHSQGALQLHVGPCTLTPTP is encoded by the exons atgtttactgttgccttgtttttGATTGGCTTTACCAACAACTGTTCTCCTTTGTTCGTGTGCATGCTTGCATGTTGCAGAGATGGGTTCCTGGACTCTGTTCAGAAGGGGTTGCAGTGTAGGAGACTGAGAAAGAGACTGGTGACCATGAGTACTATAAAAAA aGTGGACATTGCCCTGTTCTCTCAGGATGTGAGAGAGCTGATGGACTGTCCTTGGAGACTCAACCTCACACACAGAGAACtatacag gacAGAGTTGTGGTCGTGCTGTAATGCATCTGATAGGCTGATGGTGACCAGACAGAACACCAATCTGAACCAGAGTCTGTCCTACGAGATACACAGGTGGAAGAAGAGAAAGGTGGATCAAGCACTATGGGAGATGCTGCCTCAG accgTACCCTGGAGTAAAGGTTCGTTGAGTCGTTGTGCCGTGGTGGGAAGTGGAGGAATCCTGCAGAACAGCAGCTGTGGAGCGGAAATAGACAATGCTGACTATGTCATCAG gTTTAACCTGGCTCCTATCAACAAGAGTTGTGACGTGGGAGTGAAAACAGACCTCGTAACAGCCAACCCTAGCCAGATCATTAAAGG gTACACTGACCTCCAGCAGAACCCTGGACACCTGGCAGAAGTCCTGTCATTCTATGGTCACGCCCATCTGCTTCTCCCCGCCTTCTCGTCTGCCTCTGGGACAGCCCCCTGCTTCAAG GTGTACCATGCCCTCCATAAGGCCCGCCCCCAACAAGAAGTGGTGTTCTTCCACCCAGACTACCTGTTTGAGCTGGGCAGGTTCTGGCGTCACCGTGGGCAGCGAGCCCGGCGGCTCTCTACTGGTCTGATGCTGGCCAGCACTGCTTTGGAGATCtgtgaacaggtgtgtgtgtgttttgtttgttgtgcgTGTTCGTCTTCGTGTGTGATTTCTATCTGTTTCTTTCAGGTTCATCTGTACGGCTTCTGGCCCTTCCCTCTGGATCTATCCCACAATTCTTTGCCCCATCATTACTATGACAACGTGGGTCCGAACCGCAAAATGCACGCAATGCCTGAAGAGTTCCTGCTGTTACTTCAACTCCACAGCCAGGGGGCGCTACAGCTACATGTTGGACCCTGTACActgacccctacaccctaa